The following coding sequences lie in one Vicinamibacterales bacterium genomic window:
- a CDS encoding PLP-dependent aminotransferase family protein, with amino-acid sequence MSTLWVHRYAQRTQRMTSSVIRELLKLTALPDIISFAGGLPGPDLFPVEEMKEATETVLETKGRIALQYSTTEGFPPLREMIVRHMARYGIVVDIDNVLITSGSQQALDLIGKILINPGDKVLTENPTYLGALQAFTMYGADFVTVPADDDGMVTDRLEDSLRSGPKFIYALPNFQNPSGVTMPYDRRKALIRASDHYGIPIIEDDPYGQLRYEGEHIKPLVVIDAECLECQHNGKYTGNVIYLSTFSKTLAPGLRMAWIVAPKEVINRLVQAKQGTDLQCSTFDQMVTYEVGRGGFIDRHVHKIREVYGHRRNVMLAALEKAFPDPSLGVRWTHPQGGLFLWATLPEWLDTAELLTAAVKEKVAFVPGSPFFPGGGGHNTMRLNFSNANDPQIEEGIARLGRVILRHLEAHAEKERGTATA; translated from the coding sequence CGGTCATCCGGGAGCTGCTCAAGCTCACGGCGTTGCCCGACATCATCTCGTTTGCCGGCGGTCTGCCCGGCCCCGATCTGTTTCCGGTCGAGGAGATGAAGGAGGCCACCGAGACCGTCCTCGAAACCAAGGGTCGGATCGCCCTCCAGTACAGCACCACGGAGGGGTTCCCGCCGCTCCGCGAGATGATCGTCCGCCACATGGCCCGCTACGGCATCGTGGTGGACATCGACAACGTCCTCATCACCAGCGGATCGCAGCAGGCGCTCGATCTCATCGGCAAGATCCTGATCAATCCCGGCGACAAGGTCCTCACGGAGAATCCGACGTACCTGGGGGCGCTCCAGGCGTTCACCATGTACGGCGCCGACTTCGTGACGGTGCCCGCCGACGATGACGGGATGGTGACAGACAGGTTGGAGGATTCGCTGCGCAGCGGCCCGAAGTTCATCTACGCGCTGCCGAACTTCCAGAACCCGTCGGGCGTCACCATGCCGTACGATCGCCGGAAGGCGCTCATCCGTGCGTCGGACCACTACGGCATTCCGATCATCGAGGACGACCCCTACGGCCAGCTCCGCTACGAGGGCGAGCACATCAAGCCGCTCGTGGTCATCGACGCGGAGTGCCTCGAGTGTCAGCACAACGGGAAATACACAGGGAACGTGATCTACCTGAGCACGTTCAGCAAGACGCTCGCGCCGGGTCTCCGAATGGCCTGGATTGTCGCGCCGAAGGAGGTCATCAACCGGCTGGTCCAGGCCAAGCAGGGCACCGACCTCCAGTGCAGCACGTTCGATCAGATGGTGACCTACGAGGTGGGGCGCGGTGGCTTCATCGACCGCCACGTGCACAAGATCCGCGAGGTGTATGGTCACCGCCGGAACGTGATGCTCGCGGCGCTGGAGAAGGCATTCCCGGATCCGTCGCTCGGCGTGAGGTGGACGCACCCGCAGGGCGGTCTGTTCCTCTGGGCGACGTTGCCGGAGTGGCTTGACACGGCGGAACTGCTGACCGCGGCGGTCAAGGAGAAGGTCGCGTTCGTACCCGGCTCGCCGTTCTTCCCCGGCGGCGGCGGCCACAACACCATGCGCCTGAACTTCAGCAACGCGAACGATCCGCAGATCGAGGAAGGGATCGCGCGCCTGGGCCGCGTCATCCTGCGGCATCTCGAGGCCCACGCCGAGAAGGAGCGCGGGACGGCGACGGCGTAG
- a CDS encoding AI-2E family transporter, with translation MPSTESAFYPRVFASVTAVVLGVAMLWMLQPLVGPLLWAGLLAFLLNPAAERMSAAFKGRRSLAALLLTLAVVVTVVVPLIFVVTMFVMQTSELVGRLQSSAAQYQIQSPSDVLALPAVDAVVKRIGNLVPISAQQVRDAAIKGGQDLLQALISLGGSLFASIFGAVVAVILALFLFFFFVRDGHLMIERAMVLVPLDERRKADLLAHLSSVLRAIVLGSLVTAMVQGSLVGIGFAIVGLPSPIVFAVLAMGASLIPFIGTTLVWVPAALWLVLTGHWGMGVFLVVWGVAVVSSADNVVRPLFISTRAKISTLPVFIGLIGGISAFGAIGAFLGPVLIALVLALLDFAAEARREVPPPEAQTP, from the coding sequence ATGCCATCGACTGAGAGTGCCTTCTATCCCCGCGTGTTTGCTTCGGTCACCGCCGTGGTGCTCGGCGTCGCCATGCTGTGGATGCTGCAGCCGCTCGTCGGACCGCTGTTGTGGGCCGGGCTGCTGGCGTTCCTGCTCAATCCGGCTGCCGAGAGGATGTCCGCCGCCTTCAAGGGGCGGAGGAGTCTCGCCGCGCTGCTGCTCACGCTCGCGGTCGTGGTCACGGTCGTCGTCCCGTTGATCTTCGTCGTCACGATGTTCGTGATGCAGACCTCGGAGCTGGTCGGCCGCCTGCAGTCGAGCGCTGCGCAGTACCAGATCCAGAGCCCCAGCGACGTGCTGGCGCTCCCCGCGGTCGATGCCGTCGTCAAACGGATTGGGAACCTCGTGCCGATCAGCGCGCAGCAGGTGCGCGACGCGGCAATCAAGGGCGGGCAGGATCTGTTGCAGGCCCTGATCTCGCTCGGCGGTTCGTTGTTCGCGAGCATCTTCGGCGCGGTCGTCGCCGTCATCCTCGCGTTGTTCCTGTTCTTCTTCTTCGTTCGCGATGGCCACCTCATGATCGAGCGCGCGATGGTGCTCGTTCCACTCGATGAACGACGGAAGGCGGATCTGCTCGCGCACTTGTCAAGCGTGCTGCGGGCGATCGTGCTCGGCTCGCTCGTGACCGCGATGGTTCAGGGCTCTCTCGTCGGCATCGGCTTTGCCATCGTCGGCCTGCCCTCGCCCATCGTCTTCGCCGTGCTGGCCATGGGCGCCTCGCTCATCCCGTTCATCGGCACGACCCTCGTCTGGGTCCCGGCCGCGTTGTGGCTGGTGTTGACCGGCCACTGGGGCATGGGCGTGTTCCTGGTCGTCTGGGGCGTCGCCGTCGTCTCGAGCGCCGACAACGTGGTGCGCCCGCTGTTCATCTCGACTCGGGCGAAGATCAGCACGCTGCCGGTGTTCATCGGCCTCATCGGCGGCATCAGCGCCTTCGGCGCCATTGGGGCGTTCCTCGGGCCCGTGCTCATCGCGCTGGTGCTGGCGCTGCTGGACTTCGCCGCCGAAGCGCGCCGCGAAGTTCCTCCGCCA
- a CDS encoding DUF362 domain-containing protein, with the protein MKSRVAVLRVEPSTVLDATERLCELAGMRQALSRAAPTILKDNISWHFPFPGANTTPWQLEGTIKALRAGGYDNLSCVQNKTVVTDAFKGEDLNHYVPILKQYGIPILYNFREGDMKWIRYDPKARMHVLHKVFPEGIHIPDYFPGKNIVHLPTVKCHIYTTTTGAMKNAFGGLLHTHRHYTHSWIHRTLVDLLAIQKEIHPGVFAVMDGTTAGNGPGPRTMYPVIKNVMLASVDQVAIDAVAAKMMGFDPMSIEYIRVAHDDGLGVGDPRDIELVGDDVSQESWGFHVGDNLASIGGDLFWFSPLKVFQKLLFHTPIVHLFVFASETYHDYYRWPMKDRRTFERWKRDTSWGQLFQQYEQDEN; encoded by the coding sequence ATGAAGAGTCGAGTGGCCGTGCTGCGCGTCGAACCGTCAACTGTGCTCGACGCGACCGAGCGGCTCTGTGAATTGGCGGGGATGCGGCAGGCGCTGTCACGTGCAGCGCCGACGATCCTCAAGGACAACATCTCCTGGCACTTCCCGTTCCCCGGCGCCAACACCACGCCGTGGCAACTCGAAGGGACGATCAAGGCGCTCCGTGCTGGCGGCTACGACAACCTCTCGTGCGTCCAGAACAAGACCGTTGTCACCGACGCCTTCAAGGGGGAAGACCTCAACCACTACGTCCCGATCCTGAAGCAGTACGGCATCCCGATTCTCTACAACTTCCGCGAAGGGGACATGAAGTGGATCCGCTACGATCCGAAGGCTCGGATGCACGTCCTCCACAAGGTCTTCCCCGAGGGCATTCACATCCCCGACTACTTCCCGGGTAAGAACATCGTCCACCTGCCGACCGTCAAGTGCCACATCTACACGACCACGACAGGCGCGATGAAGAACGCGTTCGGCGGCCTGCTACACACGCATCGGCACTATACGCATTCGTGGATCCATCGGACGCTCGTCGACCTGCTCGCCATCCAGAAGGAGATCCACCCGGGCGTGTTCGCCGTGATGGACGGGACGACCGCGGGTAACGGTCCCGGACCGCGCACGATGTATCCGGTCATCAAGAACGTGATGCTGGCGTCGGTCGACCAGGTGGCCATCGACGCGGTCGCGGCGAAGATGATGGGCTTCGACCCGATGAGCATCGAGTACATCCGCGTCGCTCACGACGACGGGTTGGGCGTCGGCGACCCGCGCGACATCGAACTCGTGGGCGATGACGTGTCGCAGGAGTCGTGGGGCTTCCACGTCGGAGACAACCTCGCCAGCATCGGAGGCGACCTCTTCTGGTTCTCGCCGCTCAAGGTGTTCCAGAAGCTGCTCTTTCACACGCCCATCGTGCACCTGTTCGTGTTCGCGTCCGAGACCTACCACGACTACTACCGCTGGCCGATGAAGGACCGCCGCACGTTCGAGCGGTGGAAGCGGGACACGAGCTGGGGACAGTTGTTCCAGCAGTACGAGCAGGACGAGAATTAG